A genomic window from Flavobacteriales bacterium includes:
- a CDS encoding sigma-70 family RNA polymerase sigma factor, translating to MPEHSPYHMERVEIEREWEEVKAAQENNAKFRVLYDRYYERIFRFVYQRIEEMQAAADITSQVFFKAMINLKDYTFKGTPFSAWLFRIASNELNMEFRRNKVNRSVNIESIGDIQSVIEDAGEEYSEEKMGKLIKVLAELKEDEVSLIEMRFFEKRSFREISNIMAISENNAKVKVHRVLKKLARLISNNNAYTL from the coding sequence ATGCCTGAGCACTCTCCATACCATATGGAACGTGTTGAGATTGAGCGCGAATGGGAAGAGGTGAAAGCTGCTCAGGAGAACAATGCCAAATTCAGGGTGCTGTATGACAGGTATTATGAACGTATTTTTCGTTTTGTGTACCAGCGGATAGAAGAAATGCAAGCAGCAGCGGACATCACATCTCAGGTCTTTTTCAAGGCCATGATCAACCTGAAAGATTATACTTTCAAAGGAACACCTTTCTCTGCATGGTTGTTCCGGATCGCATCCAACGAACTGAATATGGAATTCCGACGGAACAAGGTAAACCGTTCGGTAAACATTGAGTCTATTGGTGATATTCAGTCGGTGATTGAAGATGCCGGAGAAGAATATAGTGAAGAGAAGATGGGCAAGCTGATCAAGGTGCTCGCCGAACTTAAAGAAGATGAGGTTAGCCTGATTGAGATGCGGTTTTTCGAGAAAAGATCTTTTCGTGAAATCAGCAATATCATGGCTATCAGTGAAAACAATGCCAAGGTGAAAGTACACCGCGTATTAAAGAAATTAGCCAGGTTGATTTCCAACAATAATGCATATACGTTATGA
- a CDS encoding Bpu10I family restriction endonuclease codes for MAKTPHKEKLLAAINNPKAKNDKSLLEEAYKAYEHWINTISSLTSKGNKRVIEMTRLLNEYKDYLEVDLIAAKGSPFLKRQKGQLKLDNSVLEEFLIHLVHPDILNNLPKEGIETGPQTAFMSFSFRPTDIENLNEKPDIVLKQKDQDFTIGKSIHYQFSPDLNFSGKKTAKGKLFLAVLAAEVKVNYDKTMFQECSGTASRLKQGCPLAKYYALVEFLDMQPEDVRLTDIDNVFLLRKTKRLPYEKRSVLAEVKAQHKNFPIAEDVMLKFVKEMQDFVNATWYDPEEALNRGSFA; via the coding sequence ATGGCTAAAACACCGCATAAAGAAAAATTGCTGGCTGCAATCAATAACCCAAAAGCAAAAAATGATAAATCACTTTTGGAGGAGGCTTACAAGGCTTATGAACACTGGATTAATACAATTTCCTCTTTGACCTCCAAAGGAAATAAAAGGGTAATTGAAATGACCAGGCTTCTGAATGAATACAAAGATTACCTTGAAGTTGATCTGATTGCTGCCAAAGGAAGCCCTTTTTTGAAAAGACAAAAAGGACAGTTGAAACTTGATAACAGTGTTCTTGAAGAGTTCCTGATTCATTTGGTACATCCCGATATTTTAAACAACCTTCCCAAAGAAGGAATAGAAACCGGCCCCCAAACGGCCTTTATGTCTTTCTCGTTTCGTCCAACTGATATTGAGAACCTGAACGAAAAACCGGATATAGTTCTAAAACAGAAAGACCAAGACTTTACGATTGGAAAATCAATTCACTATCAGTTTTCACCGGACCTTAATTTTTCCGGTAAGAAAACAGCAAAGGGAAAATTGTTTCTTGCTGTTCTCGCTGCTGAGGTTAAGGTAAACTACGACAAAACCATGTTTCAGGAATGTTCCGGTACAGCGTCCAGATTGAAGCAAGGTTGTCCGCTGGCAAAATACTATGCATTAGTAGAATTCCTTGATATGCAACCAGAAGATGTTCGGTTAACGGACATTGATAACGTGTTTCTTCTTAGAAAAACCAAAAGGCTTCCTTATGAAAAGCGTAGTGTATTGGCAGAAGTTAAAGCACAACATAAGAACTTTCCCATTGCAGAAGATGTGATGCTGAAATTCGTAAAAGAAATGCAGGATTTTGTTAATGCTACATGGTATGACCCGGAAGAAGCACTAAACAGGGGGTCTTTTGCATAA
- a CDS encoding helix-turn-helix transcriptional regulator → MLSIGEQIRKLREDQGLPLRKVAAELDIDQSILSKIERGERKASKEQIIQIARIFKVDEKELLINYLSDRVLYDLKDEDLATDALKVAEKKIKYMTKNQT, encoded by the coding sequence ATGCTGTCCATCGGAGAACAAATAAGAAAGCTGAGAGAAGATCAGGGATTGCCTTTACGAAAAGTTGCGGCAGAACTGGACATTGACCAATCTATCCTAAGCAAAATAGAAAGGGGTGAACGGAAAGCTTCAAAGGAACAGATCATTCAGATTGCCAGAATTTTCAAGGTGGACGAGAAAGAGTTGCTCATTAATTATCTGAGCGACCGTGTGCTCTATGACCTAAAAGATGAAGATTTGGCAACAGACGCTTTAAAAGTAGCAGAAAAGAAAATTAAATACATGACCAAAAACCAAACGTGA